Proteins found in one Verrucomicrobiia bacterium genomic segment:
- a CDS encoding undecaprenyl-diphosphate phosphatase, with amino-acid sequence MVFTSVLEAIILGSAQGLTEFLPVSSTAHLVVLQHVFGLDQRTYGLSFDMFANLGTTLALIWFFREDLATLVRRLRLPKEGAPLSIAEKVPWWILSVTIIVGATGYLLEHLIASTFRSLPLIAGMLVFFGIVMLLAEKYAATHPRTTALSATRAYGVGLAQIIAFVPGVSRSGATISTGLFLGLTREEAARFSFLLSVPITLAAIGKRMVTVAGDFAVNPPSADVILFYMAGLISAGVVGYFSIRFLLTYLRTSSLAAFSYYRFALAAAILVYLAIR; translated from the coding sequence TCACCTCGTTGTCTTGCAGCACGTCTTTGGCTTGGACCAGCGTACTTACGGCCTCTCTTTCGACATGTTCGCCAACCTGGGGACAACACTGGCCCTGATTTGGTTTTTCCGCGAAGACCTTGCCACGCTCGTCCGTCGGCTGCGCCTACCAAAAGAAGGTGCGCCGCTTTCCATTGCTGAAAAAGTCCCTTGGTGGATCTTAAGCGTGACTATCATTGTGGGCGCAACTGGCTACCTCTTAGAGCACCTCATTGCTTCCACCTTTCGCTCACTACCCCTCATAGCGGGCATGCTCGTATTCTTTGGTATCGTCATGCTTTTGGCGGAGAAGTACGCAGCAACCCACCCCCGTACAACGGCCTTGAGCGCCACGCGTGCCTACGGCGTTGGACTTGCCCAGATCATTGCCTTTGTCCCAGGTGTCTCCCGCTCAGGTGCCACTATCTCCACAGGGCTTTTCCTTGGCCTTACGCGTGAAGAAGCAGCGCGGTTCAGCTTTCTCCTCTCAGTACCCATTACCCTTGCCGCCATTGGCAAGCGCATGGTTACCGTAGCGGGGGATTTTGCCGTAAACCCGCCAAGTGCCGATGTCATTCTCTTCTACATGGCCGGCCTTATTTCTGCAGGTGTCGTAGGGTACTTCAGCATCAGGTTCCTACTCACCTACCTTCGCACGTCTTCGCTGGCGGCCTTTTCCTACTACCGCTTTGCGCTGGCCGCAGCAATTCTGGTCTACCTGGCGATTAGATAA